In Thermodesulforhabdus norvegica, a single window of DNA contains:
- a CDS encoding DsrE family protein, with protein sequence MKVLFIITTNDAETVYNAMRLAHVAVKKGDEVSVFMLGKGVLFEQISNEQFDVMSLINSFEGDFYVUGVCLKAHGLVASATCPVGWMDDLYELAMEADKVFTF encoded by the coding sequence ATGAAAGTCCTTTTTATTATCACAACAAACGATGCCGAAACGGTTTATAACGCTATGAGGCTTGCTCATGTGGCGGTAAAAAAAGGAGACGAAGTAAGCGTTTTCATGTTGGGTAAAGGCGTCCTCTTTGAGCAGATCTCAAACGAGCAGTTCGACGTTATGAGCCTTATCAACAGCTTTGAAGGTGATTTTTACGTCTGAGGGGTATGTCTCAAGGCCCACGGTCTGGTGGCCTCTGCTACCTGCCCTGTCGGCTGGATGGACGACCTTTACGAGCTTGCGATGGAAGCGGATAAGGTTTTCACCTTTTAA
- a CDS encoding Smr/MutS family protein: MRRKKERGRKQKETPSSVSLQDDSFYKPFADIQERLGLVNEKTTRRSGKNKYREIMEAVERLRQREAQAAEENEAEIFARAMEGVVPIEKDGPGRIPAPRPTESIPHNFIRSEHEAYAQLAELVSGATTFDLFYTDEYVEGAVHGLPYRILKKLRRGEFSYQDYLDLHGYTRKEAKIKVISFLERCYAKGIRCVLIIPGRGLNSLEGKPVLKEGLIRWLTHHPLKQIVLAFSSARSCDGGLGAFYVLLRRQKGKGTFFVNRYGF; the protein is encoded by the coding sequence GTGAGGCGGAAAAAGGAGAGAGGGCGGAAGCAGAAAGAAACTCCTTCTTCGGTTTCATTGCAGGACGACTCCTTTTACAAGCCCTTTGCGGACATTCAGGAACGGCTCGGTCTGGTTAATGAAAAAACAACCCGCAGATCCGGAAAAAACAAGTACAGGGAAATCATGGAAGCGGTTGAGCGTCTCCGGCAACGGGAGGCACAAGCAGCCGAAGAAAATGAGGCAGAAATCTTTGCCAGGGCAATGGAGGGCGTTGTCCCTATAGAAAAAGACGGCCCGGGGCGAATACCGGCTCCGAGACCTACCGAATCCATTCCGCATAACTTTATCCGTTCCGAACACGAAGCATACGCTCAACTCGCCGAACTGGTTTCCGGCGCTACCACCTTTGATCTATTCTATACGGATGAATACGTCGAGGGAGCAGTCCACGGACTGCCGTACCGTATTCTAAAGAAACTCCGCCGAGGGGAGTTCAGTTATCAGGATTACCTCGACCTTCATGGATATACTAGAAAGGAAGCGAAAATAAAAGTCATTTCCTTTCTCGAACGGTGTTATGCCAAGGGCATAAGATGCGTTCTCATAATCCCCGGAAGAGGACTAAACTCTCTTGAAGGAAAACCCGTCTTAAAGGAAGGACTCATCCGATGGCTCACCCACCACCCTCTTAAACAAATAGTCCTTGCCTTTTCCTCTGCCCGATCCTGCGACGGAGGGCTCGGAGCCTTTTACGTCCTGCTACGGCGTCAGAAGGGCAAGGGAACCTTCTTCGTAAACCGCTACGGCTTCTGA
- a CDS encoding FmdB family zinc ribbon protein, translated as MPIYEFKCSRCGAVREYLFKSSDERVELCCDQCGSDEMERIVSRTSHFVKPSAGEGPSVTTKSCKPGSSCTTINLPGYSR; from the coding sequence ATGCCCATTTACGAATTCAAGTGTAGCAGATGCGGGGCGGTACGGGAATATCTGTTTAAGTCCTCTGATGAACGTGTTGAGCTTTGCTGTGACCAGTGTGGCTCTGATGAGATGGAAAGAATTGTCAGCCGCACCAGCCATTTCGTCAAACCCTCGGCGGGAGAAGGGCCCTCGGTTACGACGAAATCCTGTAAGCCCGGGTCTTCCTGTACCACCATAAATCTTCCGGGTTATTCCCGGTAA
- a CDS encoding MFS transporter, translating to MIFLKWAVPRERVCRAWCLYDGANSAFATVILTALFPVYFSQSVVPDRGLCLLAHCVPGPSLWAYGVSISVLIAALFAPLAGKVADTYGLRKPLFILFVLSGAGATAMMLFAYPGWVWYALVCFLIGHLSFLFADVMYNSYLPIIAPENKHDILSSQGYAWGYVGGGLLLAFQFFILGLPGIRIEHNDFFIIRLCLASVGIWWLLFSLPAMVWLPASAIEGLTKHSVSEPSCDGFLSSLKRIKETPGALLFLTAFFFYNNGIQTVISMAAIYGSYRLGITQKELMGALLVTQFVAFPGALLFGFLADKFGTLRILLGNLAVWCLIVTYAVWIRRSLEFWILAGLSGLVLGGSQALSRSAFTKFIKDNRSGEFFGFYAMGGRFSSLLGPFVFGMVFDATRSMEVSILSVLFFFLMGAVLLWSCRVRWNGYSGVS from the coding sequence TTGATTTTTCTGAAGTGGGCGGTTCCCCGTGAGAGGGTGTGCAGGGCATGGTGTCTTTACGATGGGGCCAATTCTGCCTTCGCAACCGTTATACTGACGGCCCTTTTCCCCGTATATTTCTCGCAATCCGTCGTCCCCGATAGAGGTCTCTGCCTTCTTGCCCATTGTGTTCCCGGGCCCTCCCTGTGGGCTTACGGGGTATCCATCTCGGTGCTTATCGCCGCCCTCTTTGCCCCTCTGGCCGGAAAGGTGGCGGATACATACGGACTCAGAAAACCCCTTTTCATACTTTTTGTTCTTTCCGGTGCCGGTGCTACGGCCATGATGCTTTTTGCCTATCCGGGTTGGGTCTGGTATGCTCTGGTCTGTTTTCTCATAGGACACCTGAGCTTTCTTTTTGCCGATGTAATGTACAACAGCTACCTTCCAATAATTGCTCCCGAAAACAAGCACGACATCTTGTCGTCTCAGGGTTACGCCTGGGGCTACGTCGGGGGAGGACTTCTGCTGGCCTTCCAGTTTTTTATCCTTGGATTACCGGGAATAAGGATTGAACACAACGATTTTTTCATTATTAGATTGTGTCTTGCCTCTGTAGGCATCTGGTGGCTTCTCTTTTCTCTTCCGGCTATGGTCTGGTTGCCGGCTTCGGCCATAGAGGGCTTAACGAAACATTCGGTTTCAGAGCCATCCTGCGACGGATTCCTGAGCAGCCTTAAGAGAATAAAAGAAACTCCGGGAGCCCTTCTCTTTCTTACTGCTTTTTTCTTCTACAACAACGGGATACAGACGGTAATAAGTATGGCAGCAATCTACGGTTCCTACCGGCTGGGAATAACCCAGAAGGAGCTTATGGGAGCGCTTCTCGTCACCCAGTTTGTTGCCTTTCCGGGAGCCCTGTTATTCGGCTTTCTTGCGGACAAGTTCGGGACTTTGAGAATTCTTCTGGGCAATCTGGCTGTGTGGTGTCTTATTGTAACCTATGCGGTATGGATCCGCCGTAGCCTGGAGTTCTGGATACTTGCGGGGTTAAGCGGTCTGGTTCTGGGAGGCAGTCAGGCTTTAAGCCGCTCCGCCTTCACGAAATTCATAAAGGATAACCGATCCGGTGAGTTTTTCGGCTTCTATGCCATGGGCGGAAGGTTTTCTTCTCTTCTGGGGCCTTTCGTTTTCGGTATGGTTTTTGATGCAACCCGTTCCATGGAGGTTTCCATTTTAAGTGTGCTTTTTTTCTTTTTGATGGGAGCAGTTTTGTTGTGGTCCTGTCGCGTCCGCTGGAACGGTTATTCGGGGGTATCATGA
- a CDS encoding aminoglycoside phosphotransferase family protein: MESFAGIFPDFPAPERIIPLPGDGSERQFFRLHGPEGSAVLIVHPPETETVKRENRAFSAFGRYLKSLGISVPGILAENHSLGFFIVEDAGNVHIQDLVKREARDKRRTLYGKILRLLLDFHIKAPEAFDPAYCLDGQYYDPPFVLEKELEYFRKAFLNDFLSLNVRWKDLADDFSYLAEKSGILTGNTVIHRDFQSRNLMAKQGKIYLLDFQGMRYGPPEYDIASLFLDPYVPVGRSERLSWIAFYASRNPAFSTARFHAVTLCRNLQILAAFAFLTRQKKKIRFAAYIPEAWRALKGNSFLKNCPKLRKLRSLLDIVSPALEKVMDSTAITCYRRNLHGKCAQNGKRRVV; this comes from the coding sequence GTGGAGAGTTTTGCCGGTATCTTCCCTGACTTTCCGGCTCCAGAGCGTATCATCCCCCTACCCGGGGACGGCTCGGAAAGACAATTCTTTCGTCTCCACGGCCCCGAAGGTTCAGCCGTTTTAATAGTACATCCTCCGGAGACAGAAACCGTAAAGCGGGAAAACAGGGCTTTTTCCGCCTTTGGTCGCTACCTGAAAAGCCTCGGTATATCCGTGCCGGGAATCCTTGCGGAAAATCACTCTCTGGGATTCTTCATCGTAGAAGATGCAGGAAATGTACACATTCAGGATCTAGTGAAAAGAGAAGCCCGGGATAAACGGAGGACCCTGTACGGAAAAATTCTCCGTCTGCTCCTTGACTTCCATATCAAAGCCCCCGAAGCCTTTGACCCTGCTTACTGTCTTGACGGTCAATACTACGATCCCCCTTTCGTCCTGGAAAAAGAACTGGAATACTTCAGAAAAGCCTTTCTAAACGATTTTCTATCTTTGAATGTGAGATGGAAAGACCTGGCGGATGATTTTTCTTATCTCGCCGAGAAATCCGGAATATTAACAGGCAACACGGTTATACACCGCGATTTTCAGAGCCGAAATCTCATGGCAAAGCAAGGGAAGATCTACCTGCTGGATTTTCAGGGGATGCGCTACGGGCCTCCCGAGTACGACATAGCATCCCTTTTTCTCGACCCCTACGTCCCGGTGGGAAGAAGCGAAAGGCTTTCCTGGATAGCCTTTTACGCATCCCGTAACCCTGCTTTTTCGACGGCACGATTTCACGCCGTAACACTCTGCCGCAATTTGCAAATTCTCGCCGCTTTTGCTTTTCTCACAAGGCAAAAAAAGAAAATAAGGTTTGCCGCTTATATTCCGGAGGCCTGGAGGGCCTTGAAGGGAAACTCTTTTTTGAAAAATTGCCCCAAATTGAGGAAGCTTCGGAGTTTACTTGACATTGTTTCTCCTGCACTTGAAAAAGTCATGGACAGCACGGCGATAACCTGTTATAGGCGCAATTTACACGGGAAGTGTGCGCAAAACGGCAAGAGGAGGGTTGTTTAA
- a CDS encoding sugar phosphate nucleotidyltransferase, with product MMDLLLLSAGWGTRLRPLTFYRPKALIPVRGKPCLETCYDALNEVFTIGSIWVNTHALSPWFFRFFEKSPFRNWRLLYEPEILGSGGTVMHCMNSSKARWLMVVNSDTFLPSQKIEWLSGLEPEPGAVVIVVSSKSGLNNVVVNNEGRVIRFRSKELTSREQDLGYRLVAFAGIHLLDKKAAESISWCGDYADIINLYAPLLKQGRIRAVECPPSAWHDIGNIRRYFDAHTSEGARSFWAGSQVVIEPGCSVEKVILWDGVVVRTGSRLRSCIVTDGVEVSGVFESAVITPSAVIPIGRGEFCRYLP from the coding sequence ATGATGGATCTACTTCTCCTTTCTGCAGGTTGGGGAACACGACTCCGGCCTCTCACATTCTACCGACCGAAAGCCCTTATTCCCGTAAGGGGAAAGCCCTGCCTTGAGACCTGTTACGACGCCTTAAACGAGGTCTTCACCATAGGATCTATCTGGGTTAACACCCATGCACTTTCACCCTGGTTTTTCAGGTTTTTTGAGAAATCTCCTTTCAGAAACTGGCGGCTACTCTACGAACCGGAAATCCTGGGATCCGGCGGAACCGTAATGCACTGTATGAACTCATCAAAGGCCCGATGGCTCATGGTTGTAAACTCCGACACTTTTCTTCCTTCGCAGAAGATCGAATGGCTTTCCGGTCTTGAACCCGAACCGGGAGCCGTCGTTATCGTGGTATCTTCAAAATCCGGTCTGAACAATGTGGTCGTCAACAACGAAGGCCGGGTTATCCGGTTCAGATCGAAAGAACTGACCTCCAGAGAGCAAGATCTCGGCTACCGGCTTGTGGCTTTTGCAGGAATACACCTGCTGGACAAGAAGGCGGCCGAAAGCATTAGCTGGTGCGGCGACTATGCGGACATTATAAATCTTTATGCTCCGTTGCTAAAACAAGGGAGAATACGTGCCGTTGAGTGTCCGCCTTCTGCATGGCATGACATAGGCAATATACGGAGATACTTTGACGCACACACTTCAGAAGGTGCCCGCTCTTTCTGGGCGGGTTCCCAGGTTGTAATAGAACCCGGATGTTCCGTGGAAAAGGTGATACTCTGGGACGGGGTCGTTGTAAGAACTGGAAGCAGGCTGAGATCGTGTATAGTAACGGACGGGGTTGAGGTATCGGGAGTTTTTGAAAGTGCGGTCATCACTCCTTCGGCAGTCATTCCGATTGGACGTGGAGAGTTTTGCCGGTATCTTCCCTGA
- a CDS encoding GGDEF domain-containing protein, giving the protein MLDPLTGLYNMRSFFRALESEMHRTRRSRVPTSLIMLDLDHFKQINDTYGHIAGDYVLKSVADTLRNGVRAGDLPCRYGGEEFAVVLPGTSLSQAVGVAKRLKEAIEKLKCFYAGKEIPVTASFGVATYRGTTPPEVTPFVDRADKCLMEAKQNGRNRIVWEAEEPKIEVSPQEKELLKIFANS; this is encoded by the coding sequence ATGCTGGATCCTCTGACGGGCCTGTACAACATGAGAAGTTTCTTCAGGGCACTGGAATCGGAAATGCACAGAACACGGAGAAGTCGTGTGCCCACAAGCCTGATCATGCTGGATCTTGATCACTTCAAGCAAATAAACGATACCTACGGGCACATAGCAGGAGACTATGTGTTAAAAAGCGTAGCCGACACGCTGCGCAACGGTGTTCGGGCCGGAGACCTGCCCTGCCGTTATGGAGGAGAAGAATTCGCCGTGGTACTACCGGGCACATCCCTCAGTCAGGCCGTAGGTGTCGCAAAAAGGCTCAAAGAGGCCATTGAAAAGCTGAAATGCTTCTATGCCGGAAAAGAGATCCCCGTTACGGCAAGCTTCGGGGTTGCAACTTACAGGGGAACGACGCCTCCGGAAGTAACTCCCTTTGTGGATCGGGCAGATAAATGCCTTATGGAAGCCAAGCAAAACGGTCGAAACAGAATAGTCTGGGAAGCAGAAGAACCCAAAATCGAAGTTTCTCCCCAGGAAAAGGAACTGCTGAAAATCTTTGCCAATTCATGA